Proteins encoded within one genomic window of Nonomuraea gerenzanensis:
- a CDS encoding response regulator, producing MRVILADDSVLLREGLTRLLADAGHEVVAAVGDAPALLDAVALHRPDVAVIDVRMPPEHKDDGLRAALEIRERQPGVGVLVLSQYVEQHYAARLLGGSTEGLGYLLKDRVSEVAEFLESLERVRAGGTAFDPEVVRQLLARTTRTDPLSRLSPREGEVLRHLAQGLVNAAIAERLHVSLSTVEKHVNAIMDKLDLPRDPGYSRRVLAILRYLES from the coding sequence GTGCGGGTGATCCTGGCCGACGACTCCGTGCTGCTGCGCGAGGGGCTGACCCGGCTGCTCGCCGACGCCGGGCACGAGGTGGTCGCCGCCGTCGGCGACGCGCCCGCGCTGCTCGACGCGGTCGCCCTGCACCGCCCCGACGTGGCCGTCATCGACGTGCGCATGCCGCCCGAGCACAAGGACGACGGGCTGCGGGCCGCGCTGGAGATCCGCGAGCGGCAGCCGGGCGTCGGCGTGCTCGTCCTGTCGCAGTACGTCGAGCAGCACTACGCCGCCAGGCTGCTGGGCGGCTCCACCGAGGGGCTCGGCTACCTGCTGAAGGACCGGGTCTCGGAGGTGGCCGAGTTCCTGGAGTCGCTGGAGCGGGTGCGGGCGGGCGGCACGGCGTTCGACCCCGAGGTGGTGCGCCAGCTCCTGGCCCGCACGACCCGTACCGATCCCTTGAGCAGGCTCAGCCCCCGCGAGGGCGAGGTGCTGCGGCACCTCGCCCAGGGGCTGGTGAACGCCGCCATCGCCGAGCGGCTGCACGTCTCGCTCAGCACGGTCGAGAAGCACGTCAACGCCATCATGGACAAGCTCGACCTGCCCCGCGACCCCGGCTACAGCCGGCGCGTGCTGGCGATCCTGCGCTATCTGGAGAGCTGA
- a CDS encoding sulfotransferase family protein: MLTVIGAGFPRTGTSSMKAALERLGFGPCFHMFNILTEPARVDDWLPLAEGGEVDWGKLFDGFRSTQDWPASFFWRELARAYPEAKVVLTVRDPRAWYASMMTLIETGPRTIMAQGAERDLPPAARAVFDGMRRLQPVLNRMTSATFGPGRTMADGPVDEDSAVAAFEQHAATVKAGLPAERLLVFDVREGWEPLCRFLGVDVPGEPFPHLNDGKSMQEFLGRLMSGDASHPSFTTSGD; this comes from the coding sequence GTGCTGACCGTGATCGGCGCGGGCTTTCCGCGCACCGGAACCAGCTCCATGAAGGCCGCACTGGAGCGGCTCGGGTTCGGGCCCTGCTTTCACATGTTCAACATCCTGACCGAACCGGCTCGCGTCGACGACTGGCTGCCGCTGGCGGAGGGCGGCGAGGTCGACTGGGGGAAACTGTTCGACGGGTTCCGCTCGACGCAGGACTGGCCGGCCTCCTTCTTCTGGCGGGAGCTGGCACGGGCGTACCCGGAGGCGAAGGTCGTGCTCACCGTGCGCGACCCGCGCGCCTGGTACGCGAGCATGATGACGCTCATCGAGACCGGGCCCCGGACCATCATGGCGCAGGGCGCCGAGCGGGACCTGCCTCCGGCGGCGCGGGCCGTCTTCGACGGCATGCGGCGGCTGCAGCCCGTGCTCAACCGCATGACCTCCGCGACGTTCGGCCCCGGCAGGACGATGGCCGACGGCCCGGTCGACGAGGACAGCGCCGTGGCCGCGTTCGAGCAGCACGCGGCCACGGTCAAGGCGGGCCTGCCGGCCGAGCGGCTGCTGGTCTTCGACGTGCGGGAGGGCTGGGAGCCGCTGTGCCGCTTCCTCGGCGTGGACGTGCCCGGCGAGCCGTTCCCGCACCTGAACGACGGCAAGTCGATGCAGGAGTTCCTCGGGCGGCTGATGAGCGGCGACGCCTCGCACCCGTCGTTCACCACGAGCGGCGACTAG
- a CDS encoding ATP-binding cassette domain-containing protein, translating to MIRLSGLTKRYGDRLAVDELTLDLKPGTVTGFLGPNGAGKSTTMRLILGLDHATSGTALVGGVPYRHLRDPLRTVGALLDARAVHPGRSGRAHLVALARSNGLPRRRVEEVLETVGMASAARKRAGTLSLGMSQRLGIAAALLGDPGVLMFDEPVNGLDPDGVRWVRGLMRSLAAEGRTVFVSSHLMSEMQLTADHLVVIGKGRLIMDAPLADVLATSSLTAVLVRTPHAGDLAALLRGAGMTVDRFGENELEVTGAAVERVGDLAYEAGIRLHELRAKEPSLEQAYQELTSGSVEYGVSR from the coding sequence GTGATCCGTCTCAGCGGTTTGACCAAGCGATACGGGGACAGGCTCGCCGTGGACGAGCTGACCCTGGACCTGAAACCGGGCACCGTCACCGGCTTCCTCGGGCCGAACGGCGCCGGCAAGTCGACCACGATGCGCCTGATCCTCGGCCTCGACCACGCCACCTCCGGCACCGCGCTCGTCGGCGGCGTGCCGTACCGGCACCTCCGCGACCCGCTGCGCACCGTCGGCGCGCTCCTCGACGCCCGCGCCGTGCACCCCGGCCGCAGCGGCCGGGCCCATCTGGTGGCGCTGGCCCGCAGCAACGGCCTCCCGCGACGGAGGGTGGAGGAAGTGCTGGAGACCGTCGGCATGGCGTCGGCGGCCCGCAAGCGGGCCGGCACGCTGTCGCTCGGCATGAGCCAGCGGCTCGGCATCGCGGCGGCGCTGCTGGGCGACCCCGGGGTGCTGATGTTCGACGAGCCCGTCAACGGGCTGGACCCGGACGGGGTGCGCTGGGTGCGCGGGCTGATGCGGTCGCTGGCGGCCGAGGGGCGGACCGTGTTCGTCTCCAGCCACCTGATGAGCGAGATGCAGCTCACCGCCGACCATCTCGTGGTGATCGGCAAGGGGCGGCTCATCATGGACGCGCCGCTCGCGGACGTCCTGGCGACCAGCTCGCTGACGGCGGTGCTGGTGCGCACGCCGCACGCCGGTGACCTCGCGGCGCTGCTGCGGGGGGCGGGGATGACGGTGGACCGGTTCGGGGAGAACGAGCTGGAGGTCACCGGGGCCGCGGTCGAGCGCGTCGGCGATCTGGCCTACGAGGCGGGGATCCGGCTGCACGAGCTGCGTGCCAAGGAGCCCTCGCTGGAGCAGGCGTACCAGGAGCTGACCTCGGGCAGCGTCGAGTACGGGGTGAGCAGGTGA
- a CDS encoding MFS transporter, producing the protein MVVLQASEPIVDTRRASAAVAAAGLSSFALLYAPQPVLPQLATAYGLDPGSASLAIGVATASLAVAVLPLAWLAGVVGRRRVILWSVVVSAVIGLLLPLAPSFAVFLVMRGVQGVAIAGFAGVAAAYLADQVGTARLAGAVGAMIAGNSVGGMLGRLGAGFAAGPLGWHGALVAVAGVALVCSLFTVVALPRGESSASEPSSASATGEGGGGLRGDGAGRGADAVVERDVSGRDVSGRGGGGVRLGLGLVAPFAVGALAMGAFVALYNAAGFRLAAPPISLSPAAASLVFLSYAMGTASSAAAGRLAARMGRTTALVGALAVTVVGSVLTAHPSLPVIALGFAVLTAGFFAAHAIANAWVTADAPPPARGRAAGVYTLCYYLGSGAGGTAGAVVYGQAGWTWLIVMTSAWLLLAALAVLVTRRRRAPAALRVSA; encoded by the coding sequence GTGGTGGTTCTCCAAGCTTCCGAGCCGATCGTCGACACGCGGCGGGCGAGCGCGGCCGTGGCGGCGGCCGGGCTGTCGTCCTTCGCCCTCCTGTACGCGCCCCAGCCGGTGCTGCCCCAGCTCGCCACGGCGTACGGGCTGGACCCGGGCAGCGCCTCACTCGCGATCGGGGTGGCGACCGCGTCCCTGGCCGTGGCGGTGCTGCCGCTGGCGTGGCTGGCGGGGGTGGTCGGGCGGCGGCGGGTGATCCTCTGGTCGGTGGTGGTGTCGGCGGTGATCGGGCTGTTGCTGCCGCTGGCGCCGTCTTTTGCGGTGTTCCTGGTGATGCGGGGGGTGCAGGGGGTGGCGATCGCCGGGTTCGCCGGGGTAGCGGCTGCGTATCTGGCCGATCAGGTCGGTACGGCCCGGCTGGCGGGGGCGGTGGGGGCGATGATCGCGGGTAACTCGGTCGGCGGCATGCTGGGGCGGCTCGGGGCGGGCTTCGCCGCCGGGCCGCTGGGGTGGCACGGGGCGCTGGTGGCGGTGGCCGGGGTGGCGCTGGTGTGCTCGTTGTTCACGGTGGTGGCACTGCCGCGTGGAGAGAGCAGCGCTAGCGAACCTAGCAGCGCTAGCGCGACCGGTGAAGGTGGTGGCGGACTGCGCGGTGATGGCGCTGGTCGCGGTGCTGACGCCGTTGTGGAGCGCGACGTGAGCGGGCGCGACGTGAGCGGGCGCGGCGGGGGTGGGGTGCGGCTCGGGTTGGGGCTGGTGGCGCCGTTCGCCGTGGGGGCGCTGGCGATGGGGGCGTTCGTGGCGCTCTACAACGCGGCCGGTTTCCGGCTGGCCGCGCCGCCGATCTCGCTCAGCCCGGCCGCCGCCTCGCTGGTGTTCCTCTCCTACGCCATGGGCACCGCGTCCTCGGCCGCCGCAGGGCGGTTGGCCGCGCGCATGGGGCGGACCACGGCGCTGGTGGGGGCGCTGGCGGTGACGGTGGTGGGGTCGGTGCTGACCGCGCATCCGTCGTTGCCCGTCATCGCGCTCGGTTTCGCCGTCCTGACCGCCGGGTTCTTCGCCGCGCACGCCATCGCCAACGCCTGGGTGACCGCCGACGCGCCACCGCCCGCCCGGGGCAGGGCCGCCGGCGTCTACACGCTGTGTTACTACCTCGGCAGCGGCGCGGGCGGCACCGCGGGGGCGGTCGTCTACGGGCAGGCGGGCTGGACGTGGCTGATCGTCATGACGTCGGCCTGGCTGCTGCTGGCCGCCCTCGCCGTACTCGTGACGCGACGCAGGCGCGCCCCGGCCGCCCTCCGCGTGAGCGCGTGA
- a CDS encoding ABC transporter permease, whose product MNARTLWRATGAEWAKLWSVRSTWWCLACALALSVLTSLTLGGAAATDALRDGATGVRIVASEAVVSATSFVQFALVAAAMLVITNEYASGGIRATLQATPARGVVLAAKALVVGPVMFAAGVLFGAVSAVSVYALLSVEVFGGLVVLPFGDLVADLAGMGVFYALVSVLTLGVGAAMRSAAGTLSVMFMLLMGLPLVILMTGVPALLDASLRMPMFAGLAFMGSTENLTGGPMPYPAGEGLGWLLAWVAAAVAVGYAVLRRRDA is encoded by the coding sequence GTGAACGCGCGGACCCTGTGGCGGGCGACCGGGGCCGAGTGGGCGAAGCTGTGGTCGGTCAGGTCCACGTGGTGGTGCCTGGCCTGCGCGCTGGCGCTCAGCGTGCTCACCTCCCTCACCCTGGGCGGCGCGGCCGCCACCGACGCGCTGCGCGACGGCGCGACCGGCGTGCGGATCGTCGCCAGCGAGGCCGTGGTCTCGGCCACCTCGTTCGTGCAGTTCGCGCTGGTGGCGGCGGCCATGCTGGTGATCACCAACGAGTACGCCTCCGGCGGCATCCGGGCCACGCTGCAGGCCACGCCGGCGCGCGGGGTGGTGCTGGCGGCCAAGGCGCTGGTGGTCGGGCCGGTGATGTTCGCGGCCGGGGTGCTCTTCGGGGCGGTGTCCGCAGTGTCCGTGTACGCGCTGCTGTCGGTCGAGGTGTTCGGCGGGCTCGTGGTGCTGCCCTTCGGCGACCTGGTGGCCGACCTGGCGGGGATGGGCGTGTTCTACGCGCTGGTGTCGGTGCTGACCCTGGGGGTCGGGGCGGCGATGCGCAGCGCGGCGGGGACGCTGAGCGTGATGTTCATGCTGCTGATGGGGCTGCCGCTGGTGATCCTCATGACCGGGGTGCCGGCGCTGCTGGACGCCTCGCTGCGGATGCCGATGTTCGCGGGGCTGGCGTTCATGGGCAGCACGGAGAACCTCACCGGCGGGCCCATGCCGTACCCGGCGGGGGAGGGCCTGGGGTGGCTGCTGGCCTGGGTGGCGGCGGCGGTGGCGGTGGGGTACGCCGTCCTGCGCCGCCGCGACGCCTAG
- a CDS encoding RNA polymerase sigma factor, with product MAVPPDLTGPPDPGADWEEIFTTHFAEIHRYIARRLSPDLADDLAAEVFLAAYRRGHDASRGAVRPWLYGIATHLVARHHRSELRKWKALGRAAERLEHSHEDATVARVAAGELTGRLAGALAALNRRDRDVVLLSALGGLSHAEVAAALDIPAGTVASRLNRARKQLRAALGDVNPLEVNHG from the coding sequence ATGGCCGTCCCACCCGATCTCACCGGCCCGCCCGATCCCGGGGCGGACTGGGAGGAGATCTTCACCACGCACTTCGCCGAGATCCATCGTTACATCGCCAGGCGGTTGTCGCCGGATCTCGCCGACGACCTGGCCGCCGAGGTGTTCCTGGCCGCGTACCGGCGGGGTCACGACGCCTCGCGCGGCGCCGTCCGGCCCTGGCTGTACGGCATCGCCACGCATCTCGTGGCCCGGCACCACCGCAGCGAGCTGCGCAAGTGGAAGGCGCTCGGCCGCGCGGCGGAGCGGCTGGAGCACAGCCACGAGGACGCGACCGTCGCGCGGGTGGCGGCGGGCGAGCTGACCGGCAGGCTGGCGGGGGCGCTGGCCGCGCTCAACCGCAGGGACCGTGACGTCGTCCTGCTCAGCGCGCTGGGCGGCCTCAGCCACGCCGAGGTCGCCGCCGCGCTCGACATCCCGGCCGGCACGGTCGCCTCCCGCCTCAACCGCGCCCGTAAGCAGCTGCGCGCGGCGCTCGGCGACGTCAACCCTCTGGAGGTCAACCATGGATGA
- a CDS encoding aldo/keto reductase: MTVMLADGRPMPRLGLGTWPMNDEEARQAVTHAVSLGYRLIDTAAAYGNESGVGAAVADAPVAREELFVTTKLRGSHHGYDAALRGFEESRARLGLDYVDLYLIHWPLPGRGLYADTWRALVHLREQGLARSIGVSNFTPQQIERLIEETGVCPAVNQVEMHPGFPQRELRAWHAEHDIVTESWSPLGAGSKLLDEPAVTELAAAHGRTPAQVVLHWHVQRGAVPIPKSADPLRMRQNLEVFDFSLSPDDLARLDTLDAGGRLGGDPDTHVEL, encoded by the coding sequence ATGACAGTCATGCTCGCCGACGGCCGCCCGATGCCGCGCCTGGGCCTCGGCACCTGGCCGATGAACGACGAGGAGGCCCGCCAGGCCGTCACCCACGCCGTCTCGCTCGGCTACCGGCTCATCGACACGGCCGCCGCGTACGGCAACGAGAGCGGCGTCGGTGCCGCGGTGGCGGACGCGCCGGTGGCGCGCGAGGAGCTGTTCGTCACCACGAAGCTGCGTGGCTCCCACCACGGCTACGACGCCGCCCTGCGCGGCTTCGAGGAGAGCCGGGCCCGGCTCGGCCTCGACTACGTCGACCTCTACCTCATCCACTGGCCGCTGCCCGGGCGCGGGCTCTACGCCGACACCTGGCGGGCCCTGGTGCACCTGCGCGAGCAGGGCCTGGCCCGCTCGATCGGCGTGTCCAACTTCACCCCGCAGCAGATCGAGCGGCTGATCGAGGAGACGGGCGTCTGCCCGGCCGTGAACCAGGTCGAGATGCACCCCGGCTTCCCCCAGCGCGAGCTGCGCGCCTGGCACGCGGAGCACGACATCGTGACCGAGTCGTGGAGCCCGCTCGGCGCCGGCTCCAAGCTGCTCGACGAGCCCGCCGTCACCGAGCTGGCCGCCGCCCACGGCCGCACGCCGGCGCAGGTCGTGCTGCACTGGCACGTGCAGCGCGGCGCCGTGCCCATCCCCAAGTCGGCCGACCCCCTGCGCATGCGGCAGAACCTCGAGGTGTTCGACTTCAGCCTCTCGCCCGACGACCTGGCCCGCCTCGACACCCTCGACGCGGGCGGGCGGCTCGGCGGCGATCCCGACACGCACGTCGAGCTCTGA
- a CDS encoding sensor histidine kinase: MSGIRIARSLAGVLLGTALGVAELLFLVVAAPAALVPALRPAAARGLARLTALERARLSTWLGHEPARRDGGYTFLAARAGLGVLGGYLCASTLFLAVLLLAGGAWDLIWGDSEPVPLELPGVKIVTNGGALGITAGLALLAALALLVAALAALDRRLAARFLGPSGEELMRRRIAELTETRSGIVRAVDDERRRIERDLHDGVQQRGVALAMLLGRARHAIDLLRAGDGPGGGDTARRDQAGGGAGTRDQAGGGAGGRDPHRQVAELVAQAYTESRQLLDELRSVAWRIYPTALDELGLRAALAGVAERAGVPVTVHDGLAARPASEIETAVYFVAREAITNAVKHAGAHDILVVLTEDERTVSVAISDDGRGGADPSGSGLSGLARRVLALDGTFTVDSPPGGPTRIAATLPKEPPCG; the protein is encoded by the coding sequence GTGTCAGGAATCCGCATCGCCCGCTCACTGGCCGGGGTCCTGCTCGGGACGGCGCTCGGCGTGGCCGAGCTGCTCTTCCTGGTCGTGGCCGCGCCCGCCGCGCTGGTCCCCGCGCTGCGGCCGGCCGCCGCACGCGGGCTGGCCCGGCTCACGGCGCTGGAACGCGCCCGCCTGTCCACGTGGCTCGGTCACGAGCCGGCGCGGCGCGACGGCGGGTACACCTTCCTCGCCGCCCGCGCCGGCCTGGGCGTCCTCGGCGGGTACCTCTGCGCCAGCACCCTGTTCCTCGCCGTCCTGCTGCTGGCCGGCGGCGCGTGGGACCTGATCTGGGGCGACTCCGAGCCCGTCCCGCTGGAGCTGCCCGGCGTGAAGATCGTCACCAACGGTGGCGCGCTCGGCATCACGGCGGGGCTGGCCCTGCTCGCCGCGCTCGCCCTCCTGGTGGCCGCGCTCGCCGCGCTCGACCGCCGGCTGGCCGCGCGTTTCCTCGGCCCCAGCGGCGAGGAGCTGATGCGCCGCCGTATCGCCGAGCTGACCGAGACCCGGTCCGGCATCGTCAGGGCGGTGGACGACGAGCGGCGCAGGATCGAGCGGGACCTGCACGACGGGGTGCAGCAGCGCGGCGTCGCGCTGGCCATGCTGCTCGGCCGCGCCCGGCACGCCATCGACCTCCTCCGGGCCGGCGACGGCCCGGGCGGCGGTGACACCGCCCGCCGCGACCAGGCCGGCGGCGGCGCGGGGACCCGCGACCAGGCCGGCGGCGGCGCGGGTGGCCGTGACCCCCATCGGCAGGTCGCCGAGCTGGTCGCCCAGGCCTACACCGAGTCCCGCCAGCTCCTCGACGAGCTGCGCAGCGTGGCCTGGCGCATCTACCCCACCGCGCTCGACGAGCTGGGCCTGCGCGCCGCCCTCGCCGGCGTCGCCGAGCGCGCGGGCGTGCCCGTGACCGTGCATGACGGCCTGGCCGCCCGACCAGCCTCCGAGATCGAGACCGCGGTGTACTTCGTGGCCCGCGAGGCCATCACCAACGCGGTCAAGCACGCCGGCGCCCATGACATCCTGGTGGTCCTGACCGAGGACGAGCGGACGGTGAGCGTGGCGATCTCCGACGACGGCCGGGGCGGCGCCGACCCGTCCGGCAGCGGCCTGTCCGGGCTGGCCCGCCGGGTCCTGGCGCTCGACGGCACGTTCACCGTCGACAGCCCGCCGGGCGGCCCCACCAGGATCGCCGCCACGCTGCCCAAGGAGCCGCCGTGCGGGTGA
- a CDS encoding MerR family transcriptional regulator: protein MLLRDESLGIGELARLTGAPVRTIRFYCDEGLITSVRSTGNHRRFGHEAVERLVLVRRLRALGLGLTAIAHVLSGERSMAEAVSAERAALDARLAELAWRRAALRAVEEAGPTERAARLELLAAVEDAGAARERLVQFWRRQLVSPVSDGIYASFLSMAVPQPPADPTPLQVVAYAELVRLAGDRSLSTGLRARALANARTIGDEDTLMHGVGEAVTLAAPCVVAGEAPREGPELDRFVAAHAAVRGRGDKPDFRRELLGIVAADRDPRVRRYWRLVGEVSGEEATIGAMVAWLTDSLERSVSR from the coding sequence GTGCTGCTGCGCGATGAGTCGCTCGGGATCGGGGAGCTGGCCCGGCTGACGGGTGCCCCGGTGCGCACCATCCGCTTCTACTGCGACGAGGGCCTCATCACCTCGGTGCGCAGCACGGGCAACCATCGCAGGTTCGGCCACGAGGCCGTCGAACGGCTCGTCCTGGTCAGGCGGCTGCGCGCGCTCGGCCTCGGCCTGACCGCGATCGCGCACGTGCTCAGCGGCGAACGGTCGATGGCCGAGGCGGTGTCCGCCGAGCGGGCCGCCCTCGACGCGCGGCTCGCGGAGCTGGCCTGGCGGCGCGCCGCACTGCGCGCCGTCGAGGAGGCCGGCCCCACCGAGCGGGCCGCCCGGCTGGAGCTGCTGGCCGCCGTGGAGGACGCGGGCGCCGCGCGCGAGCGGCTGGTCCAGTTCTGGCGGCGGCAGCTGGTCTCGCCCGTCTCCGACGGGATCTACGCCTCGTTCCTGTCCATGGCCGTGCCCCAGCCGCCCGCCGACCCGACCCCGCTCCAGGTCGTCGCGTACGCCGAGCTCGTCCGCCTCGCCGGGGACCGGTCGCTGAGCACCGGGCTGCGCGCCAGGGCGCTGGCCAACGCCCGCACCATCGGCGACGAGGACACCTTGATGCACGGCGTCGGTGAGGCGGTGACGCTGGCCGCGCCGTGCGTGGTCGCCGGGGAGGCGCCGCGGGAGGGGCCCGAGCTGGACCGGTTCGTGGCCGCGCACGCCGCCGTCCGGGGGCGGGGGGACAAACCTGATTTCCGGCGTGAGCTGCTGGGGATCGTGGCGGCCGATCGGGATCCGCGGGTGCGGCGGTACTGGCGGCTGGTGGGGGAGGTGAGCGGGGAGGAGGCCACGATCGGGGCCATGGTGGCCTGGCTGACCGACTCGCTCGAACGTTCCGTCAGCCGGTGA
- a CDS encoding maleylpyruvate isomerase family mycothiol-dependent enzyme: MPTLDFARLVAGLREQTEGFAGAVAGGDPEAVVPTCPEWRLRTLVAHVGQADRWAAELVRKGVPAPAPDPAKVDPGAPAEWGAWLRAGAEELVEAVRKVGPDSEVWSFVGPVPAVFWLRRMCCESAIHHYDAALTTGARYVIADDLAADVITEGAELMTHPRVETFKPELALMRGAGQRLAFRPRGMDGWVISRMPEGLRWERGNGPGDVVVSGTVTEIMLVLSRRAPAAEVSGDRALLEHWLAHSAF, encoded by the coding sequence ATGCCGACTCTGGATTTCGCGCGGCTCGTGGCGGGGCTGCGGGAGCAGACGGAGGGGTTCGCCGGGGCGGTGGCCGGGGGCGATCCGGAGGCCGTGGTGCCGACGTGCCCCGAGTGGCGGCTGCGGACGCTGGTCGCGCACGTCGGGCAGGCCGACCGGTGGGCGGCCGAGCTGGTGCGCAAGGGGGTGCCGGCGCCGGCGCCCGATCCGGCGAAGGTGGATCCCGGCGCTCCCGCCGAGTGGGGGGCGTGGCTGCGGGCGGGCGCCGAGGAGCTGGTCGAGGCCGTGCGGAAGGTGGGGCCGGACAGTGAGGTGTGGTCGTTCGTGGGGCCGGTGCCTGCGGTGTTCTGGCTGCGCAGGATGTGCTGCGAGAGCGCGATCCACCACTACGACGCGGCGCTGACGACCGGGGCCCGGTACGTGATCGCCGATGACCTGGCGGCCGACGTCATCACCGAGGGGGCAGAGCTGATGACGCACCCGCGGGTGGAGACGTTCAAGCCGGAGCTGGCGCTGATGCGGGGGGCGGGGCAGCGGCTGGCGTTCCGGCCGCGCGGGATGGACGGCTGGGTGATCAGCCGGATGCCGGAGGGGCTGCGGTGGGAGCGCGGGAACGGGCCCGGTGACGTGGTGGTGTCGGGGACGGTGACCGAGATCATGCTGGTGCTCTCGCGGCGGGCGCCGGCCGCCGAGGTCAGCGGGGACCGGGCGCTGCTGGAGCACTGGCTGGCGCACAGCGCGTTCTAG
- a CDS encoding acyl-CoA dehydrogenase family protein yields MRDEDTFEEMLTELARRREEFRELRYVPKDFIDRLKRLGLYRVSTPRRFGGEPMPPAEFLRRIERISAVDGSTGWVASFGAQLVYLGSLPLETQAALYADGPDVVLAGGLYPVQEATPTERGFLLNGRWRFASGCMAADVLVVGIPGDDSTSGKPRGALVRPERLEIVREWDVVGMRGTGSFDLIARDVEISRHWTFIRGGTPVIDEPLYRYPAITYAAQSFSIVSAGVARAALDLAEREGGGRASITGAPRAADRPYYRAGIAEAEATLRAARAYFYEAAEEAWQALLDGRPVSDEQNAHLRLSATHLARTAAEVVAKVVSLSGTAAIYRDHPLQALLGDALVPQEHAFLSPAMYDAAGAVLMGLPPTVPAFR; encoded by the coding sequence ATGCGCGACGAGGACACGTTCGAGGAGATGCTCACGGAGCTGGCCCGCCGCCGCGAGGAGTTCCGCGAGCTGCGTTACGTCCCCAAGGACTTCATCGACCGGCTCAAACGGCTCGGCCTCTACCGGGTCTCCACGCCGCGCCGCTTCGGCGGCGAGCCGATGCCGCCGGCCGAGTTCCTGCGCAGGATCGAGCGCATCTCGGCCGTGGACGGCTCGACCGGATGGGTGGCCAGTTTCGGCGCCCAGCTCGTCTACCTCGGCTCGCTGCCGCTGGAGACCCAGGCCGCCCTGTACGCCGACGGCCCCGACGTCGTGCTGGCCGGCGGCCTGTACCCCGTCCAGGAGGCCACCCCCACCGAGCGCGGCTTCCTGCTCAACGGCCGGTGGCGGTTCGCCAGCGGCTGCATGGCCGCCGACGTGCTCGTCGTCGGCATCCCCGGCGACGACTCCACCTCCGGCAAGCCGCGCGGGGCGCTGGTGCGGCCCGAGCGGCTGGAGATCGTCCGCGAGTGGGACGTCGTCGGCATGCGGGGCACCGGCTCCTTCGACCTGATCGCCCGCGACGTCGAGATCAGCCGGCACTGGACGTTCATCCGCGGCGGCACCCCGGTGATCGACGAGCCGCTCTACCGCTACCCCGCCATCACCTACGCCGCCCAGTCGTTCTCGATCGTCTCCGCCGGCGTCGCCCGCGCCGCCCTCGACCTCGCCGAGCGGGAGGGCGGCGGACGGGCGAGCATCACCGGCGCCCCGCGTGCGGCCGACCGCCCCTACTACCGCGCCGGCATCGCCGAGGCCGAGGCCACGCTGCGCGCCGCCCGCGCCTACTTCTACGAGGCCGCCGAGGAGGCGTGGCAGGCGCTCCTCGACGGCCGTCCGGTCAGCGACGAGCAGAACGCGCACCTGCGCCTGTCGGCCACCCACCTGGCCAGGACGGCGGCGGAGGTGGTCGCCAAGGTCGTCTCGCTGTCGGGCACGGCGGCGATCTACCGCGACCACCCGCTGCAGGCGCTGCTGGGGGACGCGCTGGTGCCGCAGGAGCACGCCTTCCTCAGCCCGGCGATGTACGACGCCGCGGGCGCCGTCCTGATGGGCCTGCCTCCCACGGTCCCGGCGTTCCGCTGA